One genomic segment of Desulforamulus reducens MI-1 includes these proteins:
- a CDS encoding HutP family protein produces the protein MSLHGSRKVAKAAIEMSMTETREQEKEYKTRFLAGGIRTAAVDYGGDFISSINRIIERAVVAAKREGVIKEVHADEGAVAGATREALSIIVPKAVGLNVGGKIGIARQEDHISVAVFFGVGLLHLDEVAIGLGHRAVSSS, from the coding sequence TTGAGTCTCCATGGTAGTAGAAAAGTGGCCAAGGCGGCCATAGAAATGTCCATGACCGAAACCAGAGAGCAGGAGAAAGAATACAAAACTAGGTTTTTAGCAGGGGGAATTCGAACAGCTGCAGTGGACTATGGCGGCGATTTTATTTCTTCGATAAACCGTATTATTGAAAGGGCTGTGGTGGCAGCTAAACGGGAAGGCGTCATAAAAGAAGTGCATGCGGATGAAGGTGCTGTGGCTGGTGCAACTCGTGAAGCGCTATCAATTATTGTGCCAAAGGCAGTAGGCCTAAATGTAGGAGGCAAAATTGGTATTGCCAGACAGGAGGATCATATCAGTGTGGCGGTATTTTTTGGAGTAGGACTTTTGCATTTAGATGAAGTGGCCATTGGTTTGGGACACCGAGCTGTATCAAGCTCGTAG
- the aroH gene encoding chorismate mutase, with product MVFVRGIRGAVTVERNDTQEILDATREMLALIIQRNQINIKDICSIFFTVTPDLNAGFPAKAARDMGWEYVPLMCALEVGVEKALPRCIRVLVHVNTEKAQKDMKHVYLRNAACLRPDLSD from the coding sequence ATGGTTTTTGTTAGGGGAATTAGAGGAGCTGTTACGGTAGAACGGAATGATACTCAAGAAATATTAGATGCTACTCGAGAAATGTTAGCCTTAATTATTCAACGAAATCAAATTAACATCAAAGATATTTGTAGTATATTTTTCACAGTTACACCTGATTTGAATGCTGGGTTTCCTGCCAAAGCAGCAAGGGACATGGGATGGGAGTATGTTCCCTTAATGTGTGCCCTGGAGGTTGGGGTTGAGAAAGCTTTGCCTAGGTGTATCCGGGTATTAGTGCATGTCAACACAGAAAAAGCTCAAAAGGATATGAAACACGTTTATTTGCGGAATGCGGCCTGCTTGAGGCCGGACCTTTCAGATTAA
- the aroF gene encoding 3-deoxy-7-phosphoheptulonate synthase yields MPSYNLVSKEMKEDETVVQVADKAFGGGSFSVIAGPCAVENSEELIDLAIFLREAGVQILRGGVFKPRTSPYSFQGLGKEGLGFLAEAGQLAGLPVVTEVLDVRDLDMVLQYVDMVQIGSRNMQNFGLLREVGRSKHPVLLKRGLSATVEEWLLAAEYILTEGNQQVILCERGIRTFETATRNTLDISAIPLVKQLSHLPVIADPSHATGRRELVVPVGRAAVMAGADGLMIEVHPAPERALSDGAQSLRPEELKNLMRGLKDLLLVRDEINKGTGA; encoded by the coding sequence TTGCCTTCATATAATTTGGTTAGTAAGGAAATGAAAGAAGATGAAACAGTGGTCCAAGTGGCTGATAAAGCCTTTGGCGGCGGAAGTTTTTCTGTCATTGCAGGACCCTGTGCTGTGGAAAATAGTGAGGAACTGATTGATCTTGCCATCTTCCTTCGTGAAGCTGGTGTTCAAATACTGCGGGGTGGTGTTTTCAAGCCTAGGACCTCCCCGTACTCCTTTCAAGGACTCGGCAAAGAGGGTTTAGGGTTCCTGGCAGAGGCTGGTCAATTAGCCGGTTTGCCTGTTGTTACTGAGGTACTGGATGTCCGGGATCTAGATATGGTATTGCAGTATGTTGATATGGTGCAAATTGGTAGTAGGAACATGCAGAATTTTGGTTTGCTGCGGGAAGTTGGTCGTTCAAAGCACCCGGTGCTTCTGAAACGAGGGTTGTCCGCCACGGTTGAGGAATGGTTACTGGCAGCTGAGTATATTTTAACTGAGGGAAATCAACAGGTTATTTTATGTGAACGAGGAATTCGAACCTTTGAGACAGCCACCCGAAACACCTTGGATATCAGTGCAATACCACTGGTAAAACAATTAAGCCATCTACCTGTAATAGCAGACCCTAGCCATGCCACTGGTCGAAGGGAACTTGTGGTGCCTGTGGGGAGGGCTGCTGTTATGGCCGGTGCTGATGGGTTGATGATTGAAGTCCACCCTGCTCCGGAAAGAGCCCTATCCGATGGAGCCCAGTCCCTCAGACCCGAAGAATTAAAAAATTTAATGCGAGGTCTTAAAGATTTATTACTGGTGAGAGATGAAATAAACAAAGGAACCGGAGCGTAA
- a CDS encoding pyridoxal phosphate-dependent aminotransferase: MVLSDKVASSLGKASWIRKMFEEGDRLRKIYGPEKVFDFTLGNPSVEPPEKFNEQLKTLALNPEPGMHRYMSNAGYPETRSAVAEVIAEQSDLPFTAQHIVMTVGAGGGLNVVLKAILNPGDEVIALSPYFVEYGFYVDNHGGVLKVVPNDEKFLPDLDAIASAINEKTRAIIINSPNNPTGVVYPAETLASLGKLVTEKSQQWGRPIFVLSDEPYAKIVYDGVKVPSVFPYITNAIMVTSHSKDLALPGERIGYIAVNPRINGVNQLVEGLIFCNRTLGFVNAPALMQRLVKGLQRESVNIEEYQEKRDVLYNHLTSLGFEIQKPQGAFYLFPKSPLADDLEFTRVALNHNILVVPGGGFGTPGYFRLSYCIEMDTIKRSLPAWTSLAQELGLK; the protein is encoded by the coding sequence ATGGTACTGTCTGATAAAGTAGCCTCTTCTTTAGGCAAAGCTTCCTGGATACGTAAAATGTTTGAAGAAGGTGACCGCCTAAGAAAAATTTACGGTCCTGAAAAGGTATTTGATTTCACCCTTGGTAATCCCTCCGTAGAACCCCCGGAAAAATTTAACGAACAATTAAAAACATTAGCCCTTAACCCTGAACCAGGCATGCATCGTTATATGAGCAATGCAGGTTATCCCGAAACCCGCTCCGCCGTGGCTGAGGTCATAGCGGAACAATCAGACTTGCCCTTTACGGCTCAGCACATCGTCATGACCGTAGGGGCCGGGGGCGGCCTCAATGTGGTTCTCAAAGCGATCTTAAACCCCGGGGATGAGGTTATTGCACTGTCTCCTTATTTTGTGGAATATGGATTCTATGTTGATAATCATGGGGGAGTCTTAAAGGTTGTTCCTAACGATGAAAAGTTCCTGCCTGATTTAGACGCCATCGCCTCTGCTATCAATGAAAAGACCAGAGCCATCATCATTAACTCTCCCAATAACCCTACTGGTGTTGTTTACCCAGCTGAAACACTGGCATCCTTAGGCAAGTTAGTGACAGAAAAATCTCAACAATGGGGGAGGCCAATCTTTGTCCTTTCGGATGAACCCTATGCCAAGATTGTTTATGACGGTGTAAAAGTCCCCTCTGTTTTCCCGTATATAACCAATGCAATCATGGTTACCTCCCACAGTAAAGACCTTGCATTGCCGGGCGAACGTATTGGTTATATTGCAGTTAACCCTAGAATTAACGGAGTTAACCAATTGGTAGAAGGTCTAATATTCTGCAACCGTACTTTGGGCTTTGTAAATGCTCCTGCTTTAATGCAACGCCTGGTGAAAGGATTGCAACGGGAATCCGTCAACATAGAGGAATACCAGGAAAAGCGCGATGTTCTATACAATCATCTTACCTCACTGGGCTTTGAAATACAGAAGCCCCAAGGAGCCTTTTATCTATTTCCTAAATCACCCCTTGCTGATGACCTTGAATTTACCAGAGTAGCCCTAAATCACAATATTTTGGTAGTTCCAGGTGGTGGTTTTGGTACACCAGGCTATTTCCGCCTGTCTTACTGCATTGAAATGGATACCATAAAAAGATCTCTACCGGCCTGGACTAGTCTGGCCCAAGAACTAGGTCTGAAATAA
- the aroF gene encoding 3-deoxy-7-phosphoheptulonate synthase: MIVVMSQRATEDHINAVLKRLQKVGFEIHLSQGVERTIIGAIGDKTRMADLALEAMPEVDNVVPILQPYKLASRTFKEENTIIRVGDLEIGGNQIHVMAGPCAVESREQLFEAADAVKKAGATLLRGGAFKPRTSPYSFQGLEEKGLQYLAEARERTGLKIVTELMDASSLPMVAEYADIIQIGTRNMQNFFLLRAVANVQKPVLLKRGISATIEEWLMSAEYIMAGGNYQVILCERGIRSYESYTRNTLDLSAIPVIKHLSHLPIIVDPSHALGKWRFVSSMSKAAVAAGADGLLIEVHPNPSEALCDGPQSLTPNNFGSLMTEVQQVAGAVGRTLT, translated from the coding sequence ATGATTGTTGTAATGAGCCAGAGAGCTACAGAAGATCATATAAATGCTGTTTTAAAAAGACTTCAAAAAGTCGGTTTTGAAATTCATCTATCTCAAGGGGTTGAAAGAACCATTATAGGTGCTATCGGTGATAAGACAAGAATGGCTGATTTGGCACTGGAAGCTATGCCAGAAGTTGATAATGTAGTACCGATACTTCAGCCCTATAAGCTTGCCAGCAGAACCTTTAAAGAAGAAAACACCATCATTCGGGTGGGTGATTTAGAAATCGGCGGTAATCAAATTCATGTGATGGCTGGGCCCTGTGCAGTAGAGAGTAGGGAACAGCTTTTTGAGGCCGCGGATGCTGTGAAAAAAGCCGGAGCGACGCTGCTTAGGGGAGGTGCCTTTAAACCCCGCACCTCACCCTATTCCTTTCAAGGATTAGAAGAAAAAGGATTACAATATTTAGCCGAGGCGAGGGAAAGAACTGGGCTTAAAATTGTTACAGAGCTTATGGATGCCAGCAGTTTGCCAATGGTGGCTGAATATGCAGATATTATACAGATAGGCACCCGAAACATGCAAAACTTCTTTCTTTTGCGTGCAGTAGCAAATGTACAAAAACCTGTACTATTGAAAAGAGGTATTTCAGCCACCATTGAGGAGTGGTTAATGTCTGCGGAGTATATTATGGCCGGGGGAAACTATCAAGTAATTCTGTGTGAAAGAGGTATCAGATCTTACGAGAGCTATACTCGCAACACCTTGGATTTATCTGCTATACCAGTAATAAAGCATTTATCTCACCTACCGATTATTGTGGACCCAAGTCACGCGCTGGGAAAATGGAGATTTGTGTCTTCCATGTCCAAAGCTGCTGTGGCTGCAGGGGCTGATGGATTATTAATTGAAGTTCACCCTAATCCCTCAGAGGCCTTGTGTGATGGGCCACAATCCTTAACACCGAATAACTTCGGTTCCTTAATGACAGAAGTGCAACAGGTAGCCGGAGCAGTTGGCAGAACATTGACTTAA
- a CDS encoding prephenate dehydrogenase — MFKKVVIAGVGLMGGSLGMAMVKGNMATEVVGVDPDRENLKQAVRMGAVHRAADLAEALPGTDLLILATPIGVTLGVLEMAIPYLTPGTIITDIGSVKGRLVERAEAMLPSNVHFVGGHPMAGLELTGVVGAREDLFEGAAYIITPTPLTNPTALERIKGLIEKLGAKPIELGYLEHDGVVAFISHLPHLLAATLVNTIANEPEKELLLNMAAGGFRDTTRIAASNSLMWRDILLTNREMVLQAITRFRSQLEEMEKFIKDFNAVELVKILNHAKGLRESLPENRVYMNKCQEKNQRGK, encoded by the coding sequence TTGTTTAAGAAGGTTGTTATTGCCGGGGTGGGGTTAATGGGTGGCTCCCTTGGCATGGCCATGGTCAAAGGAAATATGGCCACAGAGGTTGTGGGAGTCGATCCCGACAGGGAAAACTTAAAACAGGCGGTTCGCATGGGGGCCGTACACCGGGCTGCGGATTTGGCTGAAGCCTTACCGGGTACAGATTTACTGATTCTTGCTACACCCATCGGTGTTACCCTGGGGGTTTTGGAAATGGCTATTCCCTATTTGACTCCTGGAACCATCATTACAGATATAGGGAGTGTCAAAGGACGCCTAGTAGAACGTGCTGAAGCAATGCTGCCGTCCAATGTTCATTTTGTGGGAGGGCATCCCATGGCTGGTCTAGAGTTAACTGGCGTGGTTGGGGCCCGTGAAGATTTATTTGAGGGTGCAGCTTATATTATTACACCAACACCCTTAACCAACCCTACAGCCTTAGAAAGAATCAAAGGACTGATAGAAAAATTAGGGGCGAAGCCCATCGAACTGGGATATCTGGAACATGATGGGGTAGTGGCCTTCATTAGCCACTTACCCCATCTATTGGCTGCTACCCTGGTAAATACCATAGCCAATGAACCTGAAAAAGAACTGCTTTTAAACATGGCCGCGGGTGGTTTTAGGGATACCACTCGAATTGCTGCATCAAATTCCCTTATGTGGAGAGATATCTTGTTAACAAACCGTGAGATGGTTTTACAGGCAATCACCCGTTTCCGCAGTCAACTGGAAGAAATGGAGAAGTTTATAAAGGATTTCAATGCCGTTGAATTGGTAAAGATTCTTAATCATGCCAAGGGGTTACGGGAGTCCTTACCAGAAAATAGGGTATATATGAATAAGTGCCAAGAGAAAAATCAGAGGGGAAAATAA
- the aroA gene encoding 3-phosphoshikimate 1-carboxyvinyltransferase gives MELVINPVKKLRGNVSVPGDKSISHRAVMVGALAQGITEVSNFLMGEDCLATVKCLRAMGVSIEGPTNGKLKIYGVGLQGLREPADLLDTGNSGTTTRLLMGILAGQPFTSIITGDQSLKKRPMARVTKPLQDMGASFLGRNQNNLLPMAVQGGKLKPIDFHSPVASAQVKSAVLFAGLFAEGYTSVTEPAVSRDHSERMLKAFGAEVEVKNQTVRIKGLPQLKGMKITVPGDISSAAFLMVAAAILPGSDITIQGVGINPTRDGILEVLKQMGAGIEIMHSRLQGGEPVGDIRIKGAELQGTELSGPIIPRLIDEIPIIAVAAAYARGTTVIRDASELKVKESNRISSVVRELRKFGATVEELSDGLIIQGGTPLSGAVCQSYGDHRMAMAMAVAGLAASGQTLIEQADCIPVSFPGFSDVLKEVIVE, from the coding sequence ATGGAACTGGTAATCAACCCTGTAAAAAAACTACGAGGAAATGTTTCAGTGCCCGGGGATAAATCTATATCACATAGGGCAGTTATGGTTGGGGCTTTAGCCCAGGGAATCACAGAAGTGAGTAATTTTTTAATGGGGGAAGACTGTCTTGCCACTGTTAAGTGTTTAAGAGCCATGGGAGTATCCATTGAGGGCCCTACCAATGGCAAGTTAAAGATTTATGGTGTGGGCTTGCAAGGACTGCGTGAACCTGCGGATCTATTGGATACTGGAAATTCCGGGACAACCACCCGTTTATTAATGGGGATTCTTGCCGGTCAACCCTTTACGAGTATCATTACTGGGGATCAGTCCCTAAAGAAAAGACCCATGGCTCGGGTTACTAAACCCCTACAGGATATGGGAGCTTCCTTTTTAGGCCGAAATCAAAATAATCTCTTACCCATGGCTGTTCAAGGCGGCAAGCTAAAACCCATTGATTTTCATTCCCCGGTTGCCAGTGCTCAGGTAAAGTCCGCTGTCTTATTTGCAGGGTTATTTGCGGAAGGCTATACCTCTGTAACGGAACCTGCTGTGTCCAGGGATCATTCTGAACGGATGTTAAAGGCCTTTGGTGCTGAGGTAGAGGTGAAGAATCAAACTGTTCGAATAAAGGGGCTCCCCCAACTAAAAGGAATGAAAATCACAGTTCCCGGGGATATTTCCTCCGCGGCATTTCTCATGGTTGCAGCGGCAATTCTTCCTGGCTCAGACATAACCATACAGGGGGTTGGGATCAATCCAACCCGTGACGGTATTCTTGAGGTCCTTAAACAAATGGGTGCAGGAATAGAAATTATGCATAGCCGATTGCAGGGTGGTGAGCCTGTGGGAGATATTCGGATAAAGGGTGCAGAACTACAGGGGACTGAGTTATCTGGCCCAATCATACCTAGACTGATAGATGAGATTCCTATTATCGCTGTGGCTGCAGCTTATGCCCGGGGAACTACAGTAATTCGTGATGCTTCAGAGCTGAAAGTAAAGGAAAGTAACCGTATCTCCTCAGTGGTAAGGGAATTAAGGAAGTTTGGTGCAACCGTTGAAGAACTTTCCGATGGTCTAATCATCCAGGGAGGTACGCCTTTATCAGGTGCTGTTTGTCAAAGTTATGGGGACCACCGGATGGCTATGGCCATGGCGGTGGCGGGCTTAGCTGCCAGTGGTCAAACATTAATCGAACAAGCGGATTGTATTCCTGTTAGCTTCCCAGGGTTCAGTGATGTATTAAAAGAGGTAATTGTAGAATAA
- the cmk gene encoding (d)CMP kinase, with product MTEHKCIAIDGPAGAGKSTVAKKVAQKLNLLYIDTGAMYRAVTLKALRERINLWDDIALIELAKRTIITLLAGQKQSVLLDGLDVTREIRTPEVTNNVSIVAKIAGVREVLVQRQREMAEEAGVVMDGRDIGTVVLPKAKAKFFLTASAEERARRRAKEMMNFGYDVDLEQLIKEIEERDFMDSNRAVSPLVPAEDAVLIDSSGMTIDEVVNSIITWVEKGK from the coding sequence TTGACAGAACATAAGTGTATTGCCATTGATGGTCCTGCGGGAGCAGGTAAAAGTACCGTAGCAAAAAAAGTGGCTCAAAAATTAAATTTACTCTATATAGATACTGGAGCAATGTATCGTGCCGTTACCTTAAAAGCCTTAAGGGAAAGGATCAACTTATGGGATGATATTGCCCTGATAGAACTGGCTAAGCGAACCATCATAACGTTATTGGCTGGACAGAAGCAATCTGTTCTACTGGATGGTCTGGATGTAACCAGAGAAATACGGACACCAGAAGTGACTAACAATGTTTCGATAGTAGCTAAAATTGCCGGGGTGAGAGAAGTACTGGTACAGCGCCAACGGGAGATGGCTGAAGAAGCTGGTGTTGTCATGGATGGTAGAGATATTGGAACGGTGGTTTTGCCCAAAGCAAAGGCCAAGTTCTTCCTTACAGCCTCAGCTGAGGAAAGGGCAAGACGGCGAGCGAAAGAAATGATGAACTTTGGTTATGATGTTGATCTAGAACAGTTAATCAAAGAAATTGAAGAAAGAGATTTTATGGACAGTAATCGTGCTGTATCCCCATTGGTTCCGGCGGAGGATGCTGTTTTAATTGATAGTTCCGGTATGACCATTGATGAGGTTGTCAATTCTATTATTACCTGGGTAGAGAAAGGGAAATAG
- a CDS encoding lysophospholipid acyltransferase family protein codes for MLYTTLRFIIRYILLIWRRWKIVGRDNLPVSGGVLVVSNHVSNLDPLVVGCALTRRIHFMAKVELFKIPILASLIRMLGAFPVNRERSDRKAIRMALEYLQNGEVVGIFPEGTRSKTGELQKAQIGAAMLAVKSNTPILPVALIGTRGIFNKVVVKIGEPLYIPELWRSRASKEQLEALSEQVMKEIERLINNQ; via the coding sequence ATGCTTTATACTACTCTCAGGTTTATCATTCGTTACATCCTTTTAATATGGAGAAGATGGAAGATTGTAGGCCGTGATAATTTGCCTGTAAGCGGGGGAGTTCTGGTTGTTTCAAACCACGTTAGCAACTTGGACCCTTTGGTAGTGGGATGTGCCTTAACTAGGCGCATTCATTTTATGGCCAAGGTGGAATTGTTTAAAATTCCTATTTTAGCTAGCCTTATACGAATGTTAGGGGCTTTCCCGGTCAATCGTGAAAGATCAGATCGTAAGGCCATTCGTATGGCCTTAGAATATCTGCAAAACGGTGAAGTTGTCGGAATATTTCCCGAAGGAACCCGTAGTAAAACCGGAGAATTGCAAAAGGCCCAAATCGGTGCAGCGATGCTGGCTGTTAAGAGCAATACCCCTATCCTTCCAGTTGCTCTCATAGGAACCAGGGGAATCTTTAATAAAGTTGTAGTGAAGATTGGTGAACCCTTATATATACCCGAACTGTGGCGAAGCCGTGCCAGTAAAGAGCAACTAGAAGCACTAAGCGAACAGGTTATGAAGGAAATTGAACGATTAATTAACAATCAGTAA
- a CDS encoding bifunctional 4-hydroxy-3-methylbut-2-enyl diphosphate reductase/30S ribosomal protein S1, which yields MRIKLASKAGFCYGVKRAIDLALSTAKEKAGNIYTLGPLIHNPQVVQNLAENGICEINDIGEVKEGTVIIRSHGVGPEIIQAAREKGLKVLDATCPFVARAQKYAHEMAAQGIPVYILGDPGHPEVQGILGWTEGKGSVIDNPSEITRVEHPKVGVVAQTTQPLSNFQALLEALQNQGVEVDARNTICHATGERQRAAMELAREVDVMVVVGGKNSANTKKLAKICQETGTPTYHVESARELRKEWFLGHEIVGLTAGASTPDAIIEEVKKRMNEMDQMTNGEEGMSEAMEVKSPQAGELVKGIVVQVGMDEVLVDIRAKSEGVIPRKEMAFYGVDNLQEIVKVGDEIECVVIKAEDNEGKIILSKERADAEKAWDGLEEAMEQGTIIKGVVREVVKGGMLVDVGVRAFLPASLVERGYVEDLSKYLNQEFEVRVIEMNKQRKKVVVSRKAVLEEQNARKREELLASLQEGQIVKGIVRRITNFGAFVDLGGLDGLLHISEMSWHRINHPQEVVKVGDELEVMVLKVDTQNEKISLGLKQVLPNPWDNVEEKYPVGNIFNAKVVRLAPFGAFVQLEPGVEGLVHISHLADRHVEKPEDVVKEGEEVQVKVLSMDPSEKRVRLSIREVNGERRSAREARPRKQEEVQEQNVMNETPEEKITLGDVFGDMFKEK from the coding sequence TTGCGGATTAAATTAGCTAGCAAGGCTGGGTTTTGTTATGGCGTAAAAAGAGCCATTGATTTAGCTTTATCCACTGCCAAAGAAAAGGCAGGAAACATTTATACCCTAGGCCCCTTAATCCATAATCCCCAAGTGGTTCAAAATTTAGCGGAAAATGGCATATGTGAAATAAACGATATTGGTGAAGTTAAAGAAGGGACCGTTATTATTCGTTCCCATGGTGTAGGACCAGAAATTATACAAGCTGCCAGGGAAAAAGGGCTTAAGGTATTGGATGCAACTTGTCCCTTTGTAGCAAGGGCCCAGAAATATGCACATGAAATGGCTGCACAGGGAATTCCTGTATATATTTTGGGAGATCCGGGACATCCTGAAGTTCAGGGTATTCTAGGTTGGACTGAGGGCAAAGGGAGCGTTATAGATAATCCAAGTGAAATAACTCGGGTGGAACACCCTAAGGTAGGGGTCGTGGCACAAACTACACAGCCATTGAGTAACTTTCAGGCATTATTAGAAGCTCTACAAAATCAGGGAGTAGAAGTGGATGCCAGAAATACAATCTGCCATGCCACTGGCGAACGCCAACGGGCAGCAATGGAATTGGCCAGAGAAGTGGATGTCATGGTTGTGGTAGGGGGTAAGAATAGTGCCAATACAAAAAAACTGGCCAAGATATGTCAGGAAACCGGGACACCAACCTATCATGTGGAATCCGCAAGGGAATTACGTAAGGAATGGTTCCTAGGGCATGAAATAGTTGGTCTGACAGCGGGCGCTTCAACACCTGACGCAATTATAGAGGAGGTTAAAAAGAGGATGAATGAAATGGACCAGATGACCAATGGTGAAGAAGGAATGAGCGAAGCTATGGAGGTGAAATCTCCACAGGCTGGTGAGCTTGTTAAAGGTATTGTTGTTCAAGTTGGTATGGATGAGGTGTTAGTTGATATTCGAGCTAAATCCGAAGGTGTGATACCTCGAAAAGAAATGGCCTTTTATGGTGTGGATAATCTCCAAGAAATTGTAAAAGTTGGAGATGAAATAGAGTGTGTTGTTATCAAAGCTGAGGATAATGAAGGAAAAATTATTTTATCCAAAGAACGTGCAGATGCAGAAAAGGCTTGGGATGGTTTAGAAGAAGCCATGGAACAAGGTACAATTATTAAAGGTGTTGTACGTGAAGTTGTCAAAGGTGGCATGTTGGTGGATGTTGGCGTTCGTGCATTTTTACCAGCTTCCTTGGTAGAACGTGGTTATGTTGAGGACCTTTCGAAATACTTAAATCAAGAGTTTGAAGTGCGTGTTATTGAAATGAATAAACAACGTAAAAAAGTAGTTGTATCACGTAAAGCTGTTTTAGAAGAACAAAATGCACGCAAGCGTGAAGAATTACTTGCTTCGCTTCAAGAAGGACAAATTGTAAAAGGCATTGTTCGCCGTATTACCAATTTTGGTGCCTTTGTGGATCTTGGTGGATTGGACGGTTTACTGCATATCTCAGAAATGAGTTGGCATCGTATTAATCATCCTCAGGAAGTAGTTAAAGTTGGGGATGAACTGGAAGTTATGGTATTAAAGGTTGATACCCAAAATGAGAAGATATCTTTAGGTCTGAAGCAAGTTTTACCAAATCCATGGGATAATGTTGAAGAAAAGTATCCCGTTGGCAATATATTTAATGCCAAGGTGGTACGTTTGGCTCCCTTTGGCGCTTTTGTACAATTAGAACCTGGTGTTGAAGGACTTGTTCATATTTCTCATTTAGCTGACCGCCATGTTGAAAAGCCAGAGGATGTAGTAAAAGAGGGGGAGGAAGTCCAGGTTAAAGTCCTCAGTATGGATCCCTCTGAAAAACGTGTTCGCCTTTCCATTCGTGAGGTCAATGGTGAAAGACGGTCCGCCCGGGAAGCACGCCCCCGGAAACAAGAGGAGGTTCAGGAACAGAATGTAATGAATGAAACTCCTGAAGAGAAAATAACCCTTGGGGATGTATTTGGGGATATGTTTAAAGAAAAATAA
- a CDS encoding DUF1614 domain-containing protein, translating into MDRFPLGLIVLIIVSLLVFFGVAQRALDRMRLTDKGALVVILALIVGSFINVPIPGFRVPLEINIGGALVPIALAIYLLAKAGTGKEVSRALISAALTGVVIYFISTRYMSGLAEPAGGALSFVDPLYVFPIIAAVIAYVAGRSRRSAFIGATLGIILWDVANYYYMLQNNATNATKSIGGAGAFDTIVISGILAVLLADLIGETRERLQGGPASQGKPDALLVGLRKPEFERKEKKTQKENSKDKNTHWEEVDPFED; encoded by the coding sequence ATGGATCGTTTTCCCCTGGGACTCATTGTATTAATCATTGTATCCCTACTGGTCTTTTTTGGTGTGGCCCAACGGGCTCTGGATCGCATGAGATTAACAGACAAAGGTGCGCTGGTAGTTATTTTAGCTCTTATTGTGGGTAGTTTTATTAATGTTCCCATACCGGGGTTTAGGGTTCCTTTGGAAATAAACATTGGTGGTGCGCTAGTTCCTATTGCCCTGGCAATTTATCTTTTAGCCAAGGCGGGTACTGGCAAAGAAGTTTCAAGGGCGTTAATATCGGCGGCACTTACGGGCGTTGTTATTTATTTTATCAGTACTCGTTATATGAGTGGTCTTGCAGAACCAGCAGGCGGGGCCTTAAGTTTTGTCGATCCTCTTTATGTATTTCCAATTATTGCAGCAGTCATCGCTTATGTGGCCGGGCGCTCCCGTCGAAGTGCTTTTATTGGAGCCACCTTGGGCATAATTTTGTGGGATGTTGCAAACTATTACTATATGTTACAAAATAATGCTACCAATGCCACAAAAAGCATTGGTGGGGCCGGGGCCTTTGATACTATTGTAATTTCCGGTATACTGGCTGTCTTATTAGCAGATTTAATTGGGGAAACCAGAGAAAGATTACAGGGTGGACCCGCCTCCCAAGGTAAACCAGATGCTTTATTAGTGGGTTTAAGAAAACCGGAGTTTGAAAGAAAAGAGAAGAAAACCCAAAAAGAAAATAGCAAAGATAAAAATACTCATTGGGAGGAGGTAGACCCCTTTGAAGACTAA